Sequence from the Panicum virgatum strain AP13 chromosome 5N, P.virgatum_v5, whole genome shotgun sequence genome:
TGTGTTCtccgtcttttttttttctggttcAGAACAACTCTCTGTCAAAATAGATAGGCTTCGCGACCAGATTCTGAATTTTGTTAATGTGAAGTTGTTTGTCGAGATGGAATTCAGGTGATGCTAATTGcgcctcctctctttttttttcttcagatgaGCACCATGGCGTGGTATCCGTTGCCGCAGAGTGGAAGTGCGATGTCGGCCGGCGACGAATTCTTCGAGAACCAGAGCGCCGGCTGGTCGCTGTGGAGTTTCAGCTCCTCCGACGATCAGAGAGCAGCCCCGTCGTGCTCAGTCAAGcaggagagcggcggcgcgcgttcAGAAGAGCAGCCTGTCCCGGCGCCACTTGAGCCGCATCAGTGCGCGCACCCAACCGACGAGATCTTCCTGTATGCTCGCTCCCCACAACACTACCAGCTGATGAACCCTCAGCTTGTTCTTGCATTCTCCATTGACATTCTCCCTGAATGCTCATCATCAGCGGCATGGCATGAATGTGGGTGAACTGTAGCGTGCTGAATGTGCTCCTGACATGGCATGGTATTTCTCTTTCATTCGCAGGAGCCAGTTCTCGGACGAGGACATGCGGCGGATGGATGCCCCGTTCGAGGCGCTGGACATGTTCCCGGACTCCATGCACCGGCTCCTCTCCTACGAGGACATGCTCAGCGGCGTGCTCACCGGGAATTCATCCGAGGATCAGGATACCGAGCTCAAGCTGGACCGGAATGGGGTGGACACCTTGGACACCTGCGGCTTCCCTCTGTTCAGCCACGACCTGCAGAACGCGGAGCCGGACAACACCATGGATACCCCGTCCATGGATAAGGTGAGAGCGACGCCGATCCATCTCGCAATGTTCACACTGGCTGCTGAAAGCAGGCTGTGCTAATGAGCACTGGATGAACATTGCATTGCAGGATGGGATGGGCGCGACGAAGAGGAGCAGGTCGTTGGCTGATGACGAGAGCCCGAGGGGCTTCGAGGCGCTGGTGCTGGAGGAACTCGAGGACGTGGTGTTCCTGGTACGTTCTCTTCAGTGAGGAGGCACGAGAACAACAATGTTACCTGTTGGTCATTCTATCAAATAGCCAATAGTAttattatcaaaaaaaaaagccaatAGTATTCCATTACACAGTCGGTCATTAGTAAACCATCGGCAAATTTCTAACCATTGCCGACCATGATAATTATAACCATCAGTTATCCTGGAAACTGTCAGTCATTCTATCAAATAGCCAATGGTATTCCATTACACAGTCGGCCACTAGTAAACCATCAGCAAATAATACTATTCCCGAGAGGCAGTCGGCAAATTCTTATAGCTCTTGCCTAAAGTTAGGATTCTAGTAGTGATCTCCCCGTTTTTGTCTGAAACTGCGAAACGTGCTTGCTCTGAAGCTGACCAGGAACACGCGGATCTGCTTCCGGGACGCCTTCTTCAGGCTGGCTGAATGCTCATCGAAAGCCCCCCGGTGCACCGGCCCCAGCAGGCTGAGCGTTCATCCATCCGCTGAGGGCAATGCATCCAGGTAGTAGTGCGTTTCATCGCTCTGAATCCTCTGACTATGGTTAACTGTTCGTTTCCTGAAATCCTGACACCTGGTTGTTCGGCTGGCACCCAGggccccagcagcagcaggttgCCCGGAGCGCGGGACGAACGCGATCGACAGGACGGTGGCGGACCTGACGATGAGGCCGCCGTGCCCCGCTCCTCTT
This genomic interval carries:
- the LOC120675496 gene encoding protein LNK4-like encodes the protein MSTMAWYPLPQSGSAMSAGDEFFENQSAGWSLWSFSSSDDQRAAPSCSVKQESGGARSEEQPVPAPLEPHQCAHPTDEIFLSQFSDEDMRRMDAPFEALDMFPDSMHRLLSYEDMLSGVLTGNSSEDQDTELKLDRNGVDTLDTCGFPLFSHDLQNAEPDNTMDTPSMDKDGMGATKRSRSLADDESPRGFEALVLEELEDVVFLLTRNTRICFRDAFFRLAECSSKAPRCTGPSRLSVHPSAEGNASRAPAAAGCPERGTNAIDRTVADLTMRPPCPAPLEVHGSCLAGGSGAAAQSTTGWTARE